A single window of Chitinophagaceae bacterium DNA harbors:
- a CDS encoding DUF4295 domain-containing protein, translating to MAKKTVATLKKEINYAKLIKAIKSPKTGAYSFKEEIMPLEQVKDKLKES from the coding sequence ATGGCAAAGAAAACAGTAGCAACTCTCAAAAAAGAAATAAACTACGCAAAGCTTATCAAAGCTATCAAATCCCCAAAAACAGGAGCGTATTCTTTTAAAGAAGAAATAATGCCCCTAGAACAAGTAAAAGATAAACTAAAAGAATCGTAA